GATATGCAAAATGAATCTCGAGGAAGCTTtcaatgtaaaatagaaaaagaagatGGCATATTTGTCGCTCGCTGGAAAGACAATAGTGTTGTTACAGTCGCATCGACATCATATGGTATTGAGCCTATTGCTAGTGTGAAGCGCTTCTCTCAGTCAGAAAAGAAATATCTCCACATTCAACAACCCTTTGTGATAAAACAGTATAATCACCACATGGGAGGGACGGACCTTATGGATGAGGACATAAGCACCCACAGAATTGGGATCAGGGGAAAGAAGTGGTGGTGGCCTTTGTTTACATGGCTTATAGATCTGGGCACCACTAATGCTTGGCGACTTCTCAGATTGTCAGGGAACAAAATGACAAAACTGACATTTAGAAGAGAAATAGTTCAATGCTACTTAACAAGGTACAAGACTCCTCCAGCTCTTCCCGGCCCAAGTACTTCAAGAAAGGTCTTcgttgcaaaaaataaaaatagtctacGCTACGATGGTCTACATCACTATGTAATACCAACAGAAAAGCGCAGGAGGTGCGCAAATAGATTGTGCAGTTCTGTAGGAAGAACAGCTTGCAAAAAATGTGACGTCGGCCTGTGTGTAAAATGTTTCGAGAACTATCACAAACTGCAGTAGGCTACTATATATGTCACTCTGGAGTctacaaaaactttataataatctgattttactttacttaatagtttaatggttttaaagtaaataataaagtaaagtttcatataatgcgattggttgtttatttattcggaaaaggtatcttaaaagcctactgtgaccatatggtcacacaCAAATTTTCGATATAGATACATCActagaataaaatcaataattttccaataacaaaaaagcttatagaaaagggtttaaatacaaaataatttcaaattccacAGAAAATAATTCCAGTCCTTTATGGGTTAAGGGGACCGAAACAGTTAGTCGCAATCATTTTGAaatgcatagtaaaatattttactgtaacctCCAATAAACACCAAGTTCAAAAACTTTGAAGTTATGCTCAATACAGGtttagtaatagttttttttaatatttttggaataattataagtataatttactttttaatataaaataaagtttttaatttcataaaatagtcCTGGTTTTATAAATAACCCGTGTGGTAAGtgatatatgtaataatattcttttttccAGGCACCcattgtacaaaaaaaaactatttttatttttttataataaatacattttttaaataaatatgaaaaacattgtacaatattttaaacatttcctaaTTATATGCTGCTTTTTTGACTCACCACTATgattatatttccaatttaatATGTGTAGCACTAATATTCTTTGAGTTGTGAAAGaaactataactattttattaaattaaaagttttttatataaaaagaagtaaaatattattttgaattattccaaaatattttaaaaaataactacgaCCTGCATTGATCATAGATTTAAAGTTCTATTGAGTTTTGTCTTTATTTAAGGGTTatagtagaatattttttaatgcattgcCGAATAATTGCAACAAAATGTATCtgctcctttaaattttttacatatgaagaagaagaagatatCTTGAAATCCTCGAAAAGTAGTGTTCTTAAATATAACGATGGCATATGGCCTATATCCTGTTATCCTTAGGAATTATCCCCTGTCAATAACggaccataaataaattattaatttcctagtcacaataaataaaacttggtactGTTCCTTAGAATGCTGGAGAGTCCCAATGTATCACTGAGGAACTTAGATAATTCTAACATATCTAGATTACGCCTTTAGTAGGATGTACTCGttaaatttctgtaattttgGGATGAATGTGTGTCAATGCGTGGACGTGCTGGATGCACTCATAGTGACACTTAAAATTGCGTATTTGTGTGTAACTTGTATGTGTTCTGGTATCGTATATACTTGAACGAGTTGGATTTTTTCCGacgattatttaataacttttacagaACTTTACAATTGTACGTGGATTTTCTTGCGGAAGGCCttgctgtttttaaaaattgcacgCTTGAACTTCCGGggtgttttggatatttatttcttcaacaGTTCCACCAGTTTTGGGTCAGGGCAAATTTAGCCTGTCACTGAAGTATAGAGGTGTTGGAATCCTCGCGAAGATATGAAATAATTCACTTTACCGGTGTAtgaataaaagtaacaaattaaagaGCTTTATAAAAGCTTTTGTACCTCTGAGCTTATACAGTGAATACCGCACACCTTTATGAAAACTGTTGTTGCTTAGGTAACATGAATACCTTTCATGCACAGAAATTCTACCAAAGGCTTCACTAAATGAGAATTATATGAATGGAGCAGTGGAAGAAACAACCAGCGAATTGTTGTACAACGCCCACTTGAGCGACAATACCGGCTCATTAATATCTCTGCGTTCCCAGGAAAGATGAATAAGTGTATACTCCcggttttatgtataatttgtcgCCCAAAACAAAGCATGGTAAAAAGAACCTGAAACAACATGCAAGAATCCGCAAATAATCTTTTTGTATTTGCCTTTTTTCTCTATTGATACAGTGGTAGGATaacgaattatttattattagttacatttgaACTTTCGAGCCCAAAATCAATATGGATTTCTTCTTCAAGTAGTATCAGTAAATGTAACAGATGGACTTCTACTCCATAATTCGTCCAATAGTACAATACTTTTGACTTAATATAAATAAGGTAGAAGTACGGCAAGCTAAAAGttcgtaacaagcttcgctgaggttacttGCTAAATTTCTTCTCGAGAAGCTCTGCGGATAAACAGAGGGACCGACAACCATACAAAAAACAAGTTAATACAAAGATAAcgtatcatagaactcattctggtGTACATTCATTGAATCTCATGCAAACTTTACAGTTTACGCATGAAATACGCTTCAACATATCTTGAAACATGATAAATATAGactttttgttcataaaattgagttttatatcagttttaaaatcataaaagtcTACACATTAAGTCAGTATAAAACGATGTGGGTTTTAAAAGGTATGTGTTTGGATAGTTAGGATAcgtgtttgaatctcttatgtgAGTATtaagattgtttacaaatgtatgtgttttgttatttccTCTTTGCAAACGAGCTTTGCACATTAAGATCAGTCTAagaattcgctaacgctcaggcaaatgtCATGGATTGATATACACCATCATTAAACTCCGTGTtcatcatataaaaatgaagatttgTTGCACAATTTAAGGTCTTTTTACGGTCCTTAAACCAAGGTAAGGTCGTTTATAAGATATCGAACTTcgcatttttacattttaagaaatgCAAACACGAAATAATACATCACAAATTCCACGCCCCATCCCACAACCTTCTAAAACTTGCCATCATTTCAAATGTTTCATATTACATCGCTATGTGACTGATATACTCGAAACATCTACAGGACGGTTCGACATATTCTAGAGGAAGCTACTTGTATCTGTATTTGTAACCCAATATGTATGTAGATACAATGGAGATAGATGATCAAAGCAATCCAAGCGTATCAGAATTGCAAACAGCTTGGTCAACACGTTATAATGTGTCAGTCACGTGACACCAGGTCACCTTTGGGCTATAAACTATACATCGGATGTTGATTGTATTTGTGCATCACATCTGAACTCTGCTGCTGTCACTTACGCATAATATATTTAGAAGTGTTAGACACATTTGCAGTGTAATCGCTTTAGTTCATTCTCTCCAGTTCGTATACCATTCAGGTATAACTTTATTATACCTCTAAATGCAGTCCATTAGTGCACATTAAAGTGTAaggttttttatgtattaaagtgtttttaaaccTGAAGAACAGGGGGTACCCAACAATCTTCGAATCGTAGTGTTATACATTGTTATAACACATATTGAAGCAAATTAGAACGAAAAAGCGTTAGAAGTAAATGTatgaaattctattatcctttcaaactatcCATCATCAATAAAAGACTTTAAGCAGAATCAATGACATTTCAGAAAGAACTATTAAAGAATGAATGGTATTCagaataaatgttaatattctatgtagtatttttaacatttatggtCGAGATGCTTCGAGTAAAGTGTTGAATAAAAGTCTAAGGAAATTGAGCATTAGTCATTACGAACCGAACATaccaaagttataaaaattaggCACGAGCATGTGATTATGAAATACGTAGTCTaagctttttatgttttttaagaggtgtgtttttattttgcaaagaAAGTGATAAATACTGATATTGTGATATAATGTTCATTGTTACAGGAATCCAGATACTAACAGAACTACATAATTCTCATCTCTTCGATTAGTCTTGTTCTAAAGTTATAACAGTTTTACACTCTGTATAATCCAAAGTTAAATTGAGGCCGTCATTGAGACTATACAGTGTAAAAATAAGTGTCAAAAAAGGGTTTTAGAGGATGTGCCAGCATAGCAAATGGCCCCGAAAGAACGAAAACATAATCACGCAAACtgggttttaaactttttccacCTTGCTTCGATATAAGCTGTTTTGCATCTACGAAAATGTCATTGTTGCGAAGAGATCAGTCACCCTTTTAGGACCTGTTACTCAAGTATGTCCAAAAGTGTTTGATTACTCGTTTGGAATCCGTTACTAAAGTGGCTTTGACCAAATCGCGTTTGAGAAATGTCGTTGCAAATATAACAATGAGCTCAAGCTCTTGTTGATTTTTGGTATTGAAACCttttggagattttaatgttgttactcgtcaagcaaatactctaattcgatatcttttttttgttacagtcgaCAAACTATTACAGATATCAACCTGAGATTTAACAGAGGAGGCAccgtatttatacaatttttcataacGTCTTTTACGTAACAACTTTACAAAACTGTCCAATTTAGTTTGCCTGATCACGGTGAATGATTTATTATTACCAGTTTCTTAGTAGAAAACATGGTTaaccaaaaaaagtaaaagtttttctagagacaacaaaataaaacttcagAAAAATATTGCATCTAAATATTGGaacagtgttttcaataaaactgatgTTGAGAAACATTTTAACAGAGCGTTCCCGTTAATCcacaaaaaatatcagtttataaaagcaaaaaattgttacatcataaaattataaaaaacaaacaatgaatgcaatgtgtttatgttttacaGACATGAGAGCAACTgaattgaagaataattataatttataaaagtttgaacataaaaccgCATTTCCAGAGCAAAATCCGACCGTGCCATAGATGATATGGTTATCAGTCTCAACCCTTTGAAGGCAACCTAGAAAAGTATCATCTATTTTAAACGATATTCTTCGTCATCATCAGATGGGTGAATTGAAACTCAACGGGATATCATGCACGATCTTCAAGAATTTTTTGCAGAATTTCGTTATTGACAACAACTTTAGtacatcctaattaatattataaatgcgaaagtggtattgtttgtttgtttaggtttcacgcgtaaactattcagcgaaatgtactgaaattttacatggacatttttacggtccctgggatgaatataggcctttatttcgaaatccatccgagctacgcctcactggtatttaaaatagcgaaaaatcccatcttgttcaGTAAAAGAGTGAAATAGTTAAAGGagcatgtaattgtaattaactgttctgtgtaaacattgtttattatattcaattttttaacactatatagtaagtacattctctaaggaaaaacagatatttttaacgccgttttagatttcagctattaCGTAAGTATTCATCTACCTTACAAATGCCCTGAAACTTAAGATGGCCAGAATTTGACACTGAACAAAACCCCCTTTGAAACAGTCGgccagtcggcaagaactatgcaaatgaaatttcgctggattgtgcttctgaattaatgtaccaattccaactagctcaaaatgttctaaaattttaacaatatttttctgtttataaagaaaaaacgcATAGCGTCATtgttaatgaacttttaactgtatattcgtgtcaaatattaagtattagatataaaacacaatgttacaatttaaattttactataaaattaaaggccaatataaaacccatcttagttcacacCTAACGTGCAGTCTGCCTGACGTACAATCCGGAACGAAAACCAGaaccctcttcaaaaatatagaaaattcaCAGAAATCCTCCCACAGAGCTCAACTCCGTTATTTGTCTTACTCTGCACTCCGCTAAACAGTCCATGATGTTCTAATCTCAACTTTTAATTCGTGACTCATCATTCTCAGCGCTAGGTGGACGCTGTCGTCATACAGTCGCCTACTTCATTGCAACAGATAACAACTACCACGTTATCTATCTGTTCAAGGTCGGGACGGACACACTCCGTTACCTTGGTGATTGACGAATTTTGTGTTGGCGATAAGGATTtcctattgtattaaaattataaaaagtgaacaaattGACTTCATGTGACCTCTCTGTTGAATTCCACATTTTCCTCATATCTCAtaagaatttaaagaattttagttatatttcatatGGACTAATAAGAACggtaattatgtttcaaaatgaatAATAGTAATCGACATGTGACAAGTGCACAgctctactaaatttaaattgtattccatAACCACtggtataatataaaactaatacctttaattaggatatttaaaaactaactaaatcttGATTTCCTATTTTGTGAGTAcaatacaggaaataaatttaaaattagtacggATTGTTTACTTCCCATGAGAATGTGCTAAGTTCGCACTAACCGGAAGTTCTTTATCAAACGGAATTTCCGATCTGCGAGGCGTCTTGGAAGTGTACACCTGTCGACGCTGTTCTTCAAATAAGATACGTTTAGACTGGCTGTCATTCATGTATTTACGTAATGGTTAATATTCGCGACATATCAGacttaatattaatgttgttatgtacaaatatttatttaacgcgAGTCATTATTCCTTTATTTCTTGTTCACATATGTAGTTAGTATCCCAAACAATTATTTCTAATCAATTCAGGATGATATAtcctaaaaaatacattatattatgttattgtatacaaatctaatagcgtatatttttgtatttgtgtttacgTTGTTCAATTACGTGAAAGGTACTAgaccaattgaactgaaattttacatggatattcttagagTCTCTGATTAACTATTTCCTATTCCTACCTCGAACCTCCCTGCGGGCTACGCCCCACAGGTTACGAAAATTCCCTTATCactccattattaaatatatttatggacttggttTAAACTGTAGATagtaccgattttgtatttaatcccCCTGTCAAGGCCAGaaataatcagtataataatCTATACAGGTGTTTGGActaccacttaaaaataatatgctcattGTGTCcctgattaaaacaaattaaccGCCAGTACCAAATAAgggattaaatatttactaagcatatTTTATCGTACACTTATTATTGGCATACACAATAGACATAACTTCTTTTTCATACCTCAAGAATGGTCCGAATCTATTgcagagtaattatatatttacaaactatactacatgctattttatttgtttttaagaaagggtGTTATTTGCATACTTGCTTTCTTTTATGTCTGTTgagaagtacaaattaattttacctGCACATAATTTCGCAAAAACATGACAAACCTACCGAAAAAAACTACAAAGCTTTTGGAtacgtaaaatacatttatatctttaatatgaaacatatcTCAGAATTATGAGACCAAAAATAAAGTCGAAAAGTGCATGAGgcttaacattttccaaaagaaCTACAATCAACATAGCTACCAATCTGTAAACTGAATCCCTATTGGGACTTCCAAAGTACCTACCCAGACATTGGCTTTCTTCAGAAACATAGGTTTTATAACCCTCGTAATAGCAGATTTTCATGTTTTTCCACtgctaatactgtaaattatgtataaaatttaatatctcaaaTATGTTAGGAAGTATTttgatacaatataaaatctatttaaatactACCTTTTTATGATTGAATAAAAGCACATAAGCTTGTACAAATGTAACACCGTAGCTATGCAATCGTCCattaatggtttttgaaaaaacaaataaacgaGGATATGCGATATCTCACTACCCTAGTCCCCGTGAggaaactaatgtttatttatttttgaatgataaGCTGAAAAGAAGGAATAACTCCCTATGTGCAGTTTAATCTAGATTCCACCATTGTATTTCCACAATTTCctgcatttctttatttgttcaaaaatattattatatttcaaattataatataggctacttactttttaaatttaataagtttaatagcaaaacagttctttttttactctcacaatatttaaaaaaataatacttcactttttatgaaaacaggccataattattgttacaaagaTAGAGATATGCTAGCGAGTCTGGGTGATAATACAGGCAGACATACTAATCTACGGTGTCGCCGTGTATTTTTGGTTACTGATAGTACGTGATCACGTCGCTAGTTTATGAGGAGGGGGGGTGGGGGACTGTGCTGCAGACACGATACTATCCGCTCCAGAGTTCGCGCTAGGTGGCTGCTGTATGCTTAGTTCCTTCAGTCAGTGGTATGGTCGTGGGGTGTTAGTTGTTGGGGTCCATTATTACGCGTTATTCGTTGTGGTTATGGATAGTGGGGTAGTGGTGGAACATCCGACTATAtagttaactttttatgttttgttatgagacagtatttaataacagttattagtGATCCAAGATGTAAATGTGTTTGACTAAGTTTTAATTGTTGTTGGAGTGCGTTAAAACAGCTATAAGTTATTTTTCTGTCGATTTTACGGTTATATAATTGGTTagaatgatcaaaataaataagaaaaagccATCGAGGTCTCCAGTCAATAAAGCTACTGTTCGCCGGCTTCTTGAACAAGCAGAAAGTGAAGATGAAATGTCATCAGCTATAGATGATAC
This genomic stretch from Homalodisca vitripennis isolate AUS2020 chromosome 6, UT_GWSS_2.1, whole genome shotgun sequence harbors:
- the LOC124365363 gene encoding piggyBac transposable element-derived protein 3-like, whose translation is MSLPYQLFFDNLFTSPALMKHLKDRGYGSTGTVRINRLPKDCPLSSKKDMQNESRGSFQCKIEKEDGIFVARWKDNSVVTVASTSYGIEPIASVKRFSQSEKKYLHIQQPFVIKQYNHHMGGTDLMDEDISTHRIGIRGKKWWWPLFTWLIDLGTTNAWRLLRLSGNKMTKLTFRREIVQCYLTRYKTPPALPGPKILPKASLNENYMNGAVEETTSELLYNAHLSDNTGSLISLRSQER